The region CCGTCTCGGTATGCAGCAGAAAATCCTCGTCCAGAAAGGCGGGGTGTAAGGTGGTATCCATGGTATTGGGGTTTCAGGTCAAGCGTCGAAGGTGACTGGCGAAGGCTCCGTACGGGCCACTAGCCAAGGTTAAACCTAGGGAATCTGCGGTAAGGCTGATTCATGCGACGGTTATTTTTTTATGCAAACGATCCCGGGATCGTTTGCAGATTCGAGTCTCAAAGTTGCGTTTTCACTTGGTAAGAACAGCGTCAGGGCGATTCATAACCACATTTCTCCCGATTATTTTCCCAGAAACAGGGGGCGGATGTGCCGCTCCAGCAGGTTGTACGTCACCCGCTTGCCGACCGCCGTGCGGTGTTCTTTCAGCAGGCGGTAGAACTGCTCGCCCCGCTGCGCAGCCAGTTTGTAGGCCGTGTGCATCAGTTGCCGGAAACTGGAATTGAACTGAGGATGGTGGGGGTCGTGCTCCAGGGCGTGAACCATCTGGTCGGCCGACCAGCCGCTAACTTCCTTGGGATCAGGGAGTTTATCGAGCGACACGTCGATCACGTTTGCGTAAGGTTTGGTCAGTTCTTCGTAGTGAGCGTGGGCATATTGGTACATTTCCTTCGTCATTTCCAGCGCCTCTCCGCCTGCCGCCGCCAGTCCGATCAGTTCTTCCAGCCAGGTGGTGCCGGCCGTTTTGAGGTGCACGCCGGCGTCGTGTTTCCGGATGATCCGGTGAATTTCCGGGTACAGCGAAAATTTATCGCTGCCCGTGTGGACGCTGAGTTTCAGGTTCGCGGGCAAGCCGAACTTCTTCACGGCAAAGGCAATCACCGCCACGTCGGCTTCGAATTCGAGCGCAAACTGCTCCACGTTGCCGACGTAATCGACGCCTTTGTTGAACCGGCCCGAGAATTTGGGCGCGATGGTCTGGGCTTTCACATGTTCGCGCGCCAGCATGCTGAGGATGAACAACAACTCCGGCGGCGTCTGCGGGGCGGGCACTTCGTCCATCGACACTTCTGCCACAAAACCGTCTTCGCCTTTGCGCTCTGCGAGGTAGCGGTAAATCTTGCCCGCCTCTTTGGCCGCACCGAGGTATTGCTCGGCCACCTTGCGCAGGAACGCTTCGCTAATCTCAAACGGCACTTCGATGCCCGGAATGGCCAGGTCGCCCACATACTCGAAGTGGGTCATCACAAATTCGTCTACTTCCTGGGGCGATACCGGCTGCCCGATGTAGTCGGCCACGTCGATCGTGAAGAAGTTGGCCTGATCGACAAACGGCTCCACGTTGGTCAGGTTGATGTGGTCGGCGTCCACAAAATAAGGCGCTTCCCAGCCCAGCGCGGCGGTGGCCTCGGCGGCTTCCTGCCAGGTAGCGGCGGGCGTGGAGCCTACAGTCTGATGCTCGCGGTTCGATTTGTTCCAGACCGGCGCAATGTCGGCCCCTTCTTCTTTCGCCCGGACGACGGCCCGAAGCTGCGCTTCGCCCTGGTGGGCAAACCGGTCACCCATTCCGAACGAATACTTTGGAAGTTGCATGCGGTTGAAGTTTTGTAAGTAGAGAGGAGAAAAATGCGATTCATACTCACGTACCAAAAGTGGCCCCTCCCGCTGGCAATAAAAAGCCGACCTCGCCTTTTTTGTACCGGATTCGCGACCATTCGGTGCACATATTTTCCGGTTCATCACGTGATTTACCAGGCTCCTCTTATTTCGTTTCAGGCCCATGCGGTACTGCCTTACCTTTGGGTCACTAATCTCTTTCGAAGCCATGGTCGTCTCGTTGCTGTTCTTCTTGTTAGTCGGGTTGCTGCTCCTTACCCACCTGGTGCGGCGGCCGTCCTGAGTGCAGCGACCACCCACCGCATTCCATCCCCTTCTTACGCTCTTTCGTTACCACATTGAACCTTTCTTCATCATGAAACAAGTGATGTTACTCATTATGGCCCTTCTGTTCGGAGGGGCTGCTTTCGCGCAGGGAACCGCCCCCCAGGAGACACCCGGGACCGGCACCCGCGTTGCCAACCCGGCGAAAAAAGTCACGCTGAGCGGCTACATCAAAGACGCCCGCAGCGGCGAAGTGCTGATCGGCGCCACGGCCTTCATCCAGGAACTGGAAAACGGGGCCGTCACCAACGTCTACGGCTTCTACTCCCTCTCGGTCGAACCGGGCACCTACACGGTGATCTACAGCTACGTAGGCTTCCAGAACCAGACCCGGACGGTCGACCTGACCGCCGACCTGACGGTCAACATGGAGCTGCGCGAACAGGAAACCCAACTGGACGAAGTGGTGGTATCGGCCGAACGGCTCGAAAACAACCGCGTGGAGCAGGTCGAGATGAGCACCGCGAAGCTGAGCATGCAGCAGGTAAAGAAAATGCCGCAGCTGATGGGCGAAAACGACATCATCCGCAGCATTCAGCTCCTGCCCGGCGTCAGCAGCGTGGGCGAAGGTGCCTCGGGATTCAACGTGCGCGGAGGCTCCATTGACCAGAATCTGATTCTGCTCGACGAAGCGCCCGTCTACAGCTCGTCGCACCTGTTTGGCTTCTTCTCCGTCTTCAACGCCGATGCCATCAAAGACGTAAAGCTCTACAAAGGCGGCATTCCGGCCCCGTACGGCGGACGCCTCTCGTCGGTACTGGACGTGCGGCAGCGCGAGGGCAACATGAAACAGTTCGAAGGCAGCGGCGGCATTGGCATCATCTCCAGCCGCCTGACGCTGGAAGGACCCCTGAAGCGCGACAAGGCTTCGTTCATCGTGTCGGGACGGCGCTCGTACGGTGACCTGTTCCTGAAACTTTCGAACGACCCGGACCTGAACAACAACACGGTGTACTTCTACGACCTGAACGCCAAGGTCAACTGGATCATGAACGACAAAAACCGCTTCTACGTGGCGGGCTATCTGGGCAGCGACGTGCTGAAACCCGGACCTGACTTCTCGATGCGGTGGGGCAACAAAACCGGCACGCTGCGCTGGAACCACCTGTTCAACCAGAAGCTCTTCTCCAACTTCACGGCGGTTTATTCCGACTACGAGTACAACTTCCGCATCAACAACGAGGCCCTGGGATTCGACTGGACGTCGAACATCATCAACTACAACCTGAAGGCGGATTTCATCTGGTATCCTACCCCCAGCAACACCGTCGAGTTTGGTACCAGCACGATCTATTACACCTTCAAGCCGGGCGACTTCCAGACCATTTCGGAGGCCTCTGCCTTTACGCCATTTCAGTTAGACGATCAGTACGCGGTAGAGCCGGCCGTGTACGCCAGCAACGAACAGAAAATCGGCAACCGCCTGACCCTGCAGTACGGGTTGCGGGCCTCGGCTTTCTACCGGCTGGGCGAGGGCACCGCATACATTTACGACCCCAATCATCCGAAGAGCGCAGAAACGATCATCGATACGGTACAGTATGGTCGCGGGGAAGTTATGTCGAAGTTCTGGGGACTGGAGCCACGCTTTTCGGCCAATTACAAACTGAACGACCAGAGTTCGTTGAAGCTCAGCTACAACCGGATGCGGCAAAACATCCACCTGATTTCCAACACCACCGCCGCCACACCGCTCGACGTCTGGTCGCCGGCCGGGCCGCACATCAACCCGGCCCTGGCCGATCAGATCGCGGCGGGCTACGTCCGCAACTTCGACGAGAATCGCTACGAATTTTCGGTCGAAACCTACTACAAATACTTCCAGGATCTGGTCGATTACCGCGATGGCGCAGAGCTGCTTCTGAACCGGACGCTGGAGGCCGATCTGTTGCGCGGCGACGGACGGGCCTACGGCGTGGAACTTCTCCTGCGGAAACAGGAAGGTCGCCTGACAGGCTGGATTGGCTACACGCTCTCGCGCTCCGAACGTCTGGTGACGGCGGCCATGAACGGCGACCGGGGATTCACCCCGCAGGAAAAAAAGGAAATCTCGATCAACAATGGCACCTACTACCCGTCCAATTGGGATAAAACGCACGATGTGACCGTAGTGGCGGCGTATCAACTCTCCGAAAACTGGAGCATTAACTCGAACTTCTCGTTTATGACCGGACGCCCCATTACGTTTCCTAACGGCCGAGCAGAATGGGAAGGCGTAGTATTTCCTGTGTATGACAACCGGAACGGCGCGCGCACGCCGGTCTACCACCGTCTCGACTTTGGCGCGACGTGGGAACGCCCGAACGACGAAAACAAGCGGTTCCACAGCAGCTGGACCTTCTCGCTGTACAACGTCTACGCCCGGCGCAACCCATATTCCATCTATTTTCAGCAAGTGCCCGACGGCGATGCGTTCCAGACCCAAGCCTACCGCCTTTCGATCTTCGGCAGTGTCATTCCTGGCATCACCTGGAACTTCAATTTCTAACTGCGAACCCAACAGCACGCCAGCGGGTCCCTGTTCTTTCAAGCTCACCCGTCACGCGATCCATCCCTCTACGACCTTATTGATAAAGACATGAAATTGCTTCACTATATTTTGCCGCTGGTGGCACTGACCGGCGTCGTTTCCTGCACCGACGAAATCGACCTTGACCTGCCCGAAGGCGAAACCCGCCTGGTGGTAGACGGGCACATTACGAACGTCCTCGACTCGCAGACGGTCAAACTGACCACCACAGCCTCTTACTTTTCGGGGCAGCCCACGCCCCCCGTTACGGGAGCGACCGTCTGGCTGTCGGACGAAACCGGTACGCGCCACAACCTGGCCGAGACCCGTTCGGGTGTTTACCAAAAGTACTTCGCGGGGGACACCAACCGGACGTATGTACTTCACATCGAAACGGCCGAAGGACGCGTGTATGCCTCGGCACCGGAACTGTTGCACCCGGTGGCTCCGATCGATACCCTGACGTACGTGGACGAAGAAGAAGTGCCTTTTGGGGACCCAGGGTTTTACCTGATGATCAACGCTCAGGAACCTGGCCATACGCAGGATTTCTACCGCTGGCGCTACTACGTCAACGATACCTTGGTGACCGACCCTTCCGAACAGATCTACGCGTCCGACGAATTTGTAAACGGCAATCCCATTGTAGATTTCCAGATCAGCTACGAGCCCGTACAAGTGGGCGATTACGTCCGGGTGGAACAGATGAACATCTCGCGCGCCCTTTACGAGTACCTGACCATCCTCTACCAGCAAACGTCGGGAGGCGGCCCTTTCGACACGCCCCCGGCCCCGGTGCCGAGCAACGTCCAGAACGTGAACGATCCCAACGAACGGGTCTTAGGCTTCTTCTACGCCGCGGGCATCACCGAAGCATCCACCGTAATTGAATGAGGCGCGGAGCGTTGTGCGCCAGGCGTTTTCCACCTTCAGCGTCGGTCCTGTGCTTGTGTCTTCTTATGCAATTTGCCAATTTGTAATTTCTAATTCCCCTCTTCCCGCCCATGCACGTGCTCCTCATTGAAGACGAGGCCATTGCCGCCGAAAAGCTGGCCCTTCTTATTCACCGCCACGACCCCACCATCACCATTCTGGCGACCCTCGATTCGGTCAAGAGTGCCGTGGTCTGGCTGCGGGCCAATCCGGCTCCCGACCTGATTTTCCTGGACATTCACCTGTCCGACGGCCAAAGTTTCGACATTTTCCAGCAGGTAGAGGTGCACGTACCGATCATCTTCACCACGGCCTATAACGAGTACGCCATCAAGGCCTTCGAGGTCAACAGCATCGACTACCTGCTGAAGCCGATCAAGCCGGAAGATGTGGCACGGGGACTGGAAAAGTACGAGAGCATCCGGCAGGAATGGCAGCAGCAGTCGCCGTTCCACTACCAGGAGCTGGCCGAACTGATCAACAAACCGACGCAGGCGGCTTACAAACAGCGGTTTCTGGTGAAAGTGGGGACCAAGATGTTCTCGATTCACGTCGACGAGATTGCCTATTTCTATACCGCCGACAAAACGGTCTACCTCATGACCCGCGACGGACGCCACATCCCCATCGATTATTACCTCGACCAACTGGCGAACCTGCTCGACCCGCAGGTATTCATCAAAGCCAACCGGCAGTACATCCTGCGCCACGACGCCATCGAAAGCATGCACACCTACAGCAGCAGCCGCGTCAAGGTCAAACTCATTCCGGAAGAGCCGCGCGAAGTGATCATCAGCACCGACAAGGTGCCCCAGTTTAAAGAGTGGCTGGACATGTGAGCCAACACGACGATGTCACTTCTGCTGCACGGCACCGACATTGCACTGCGCCCCGCTACCCGGCAGGACAGGCACCCTATTTTCGAGTGGCTGGCGCACTCCGACCTGACGCCGCTGATGCTCGGCCCTCCGACCTTTCCTGAGAATCCGGCCCCTACGTGGGTCGAGTTTGTGCACGATTATGCCGCCTCGTACTTCGACGACACCGCGCCTTTGCAGGGGCGTTGTTTTGTGATCGAACGGAATGGCGAAGCCATCGGGCAAATCAACTACAACGCGATTGACCCGGAACGCCGGGCGACTGAGCTGGACATCTGGCTGGCACACAGCCGGCACGCCGGAAAAGGATACGGCCCAGATGCGATCCAGACCCTTTGCACTTACCTCGCTGAAACGTTCGGTTGCCGGGATGTCTACCTCGCACCTTCGCGTCGCAACGCGGGGGCCGTGCGCGCTTACGCAAAAGCGGGATTTGCGGAAACGCCCGAAGCGCCGCCCTGGTTCGTACCGGACTATCCGGACACCGTTGTGATGGTCAAACGCCTCCTGCCTTAACGTTACCGTCCACACGCCATGCCCCACGAACACCCTCTGGTCAGTCAGGATTACCTTTTGGAAAAGTTTCCCGGCAAAGGCGGCTGGACCTATGCCGCCATTCCGGAGATTGCGCCGGACCCACACGCGCATTTTGGGTGCGTTCACGTCCGGGGCAGCATCGACGCCTTGCCCATTCCGAACGCGCACC is a window of Catalinimonas alkaloidigena DNA encoding:
- a CDS encoding LytR/AlgR family response regulator transcription factor: MHVLLIEDEAIAAEKLALLIHRHDPTITILATLDSVKSAVVWLRANPAPDLIFLDIHLSDGQSFDIFQQVEVHVPIIFTTAYNEYAIKAFEVNSIDYLLKPIKPEDVARGLEKYESIRQEWQQQSPFHYQELAELINKPTQAAYKQRFLVKVGTKMFSIHVDEIAYFYTADKTVYLMTRDGRHIPIDYYLDQLANLLDPQVFIKANRQYILRHDAIESMHTYSSSRVKVKLIPEEPREVIISTDKVPQFKEWLDM
- a CDS encoding DUF4249 domain-containing protein, with product MKLLHYILPLVALTGVVSCTDEIDLDLPEGETRLVVDGHITNVLDSQTVKLTTTASYFSGQPTPPVTGATVWLSDETGTRHNLAETRSGVYQKYFAGDTNRTYVLHIETAEGRVYASAPELLHPVAPIDTLTYVDEEEVPFGDPGFYLMINAQEPGHTQDFYRWRYYVNDTLVTDPSEQIYASDEFVNGNPIVDFQISYEPVQVGDYVRVEQMNISRALYEYLTILYQQTSGGGPFDTPPAPVPSNVQNVNDPNERVLGFFYAAGITEASTVIE
- a CDS encoding GNAT family N-acetyltransferase — encoded protein: MSLLLHGTDIALRPATRQDRHPIFEWLAHSDLTPLMLGPPTFPENPAPTWVEFVHDYAASYFDDTAPLQGRCFVIERNGEAIGQINYNAIDPERRATELDIWLAHSRHAGKGYGPDAIQTLCTYLAETFGCRDVYLAPSRRNAGAVRAYAKAGFAETPEAPPWFVPDYPDTVVMVKRLLP
- a CDS encoding tagaturonate epimerase family protein encodes the protein MQLPKYSFGMGDRFAHQGEAQLRAVVRAKEEGADIAPVWNKSNREHQTVGSTPAATWQEAAEATAALGWEAPYFVDADHINLTNVEPFVDQANFFTIDVADYIGQPVSPQEVDEFVMTHFEYVGDLAIPGIEVPFEISEAFLRKVAEQYLGAAKEAGKIYRYLAERKGEDGFVAEVSMDEVPAPQTPPELLFILSMLAREHVKAQTIAPKFSGRFNKGVDYVGNVEQFALEFEADVAVIAFAVKKFGLPANLKLSVHTGSDKFSLYPEIHRIIRKHDAGVHLKTAGTTWLEELIGLAAAGGEALEMTKEMYQYAHAHYEELTKPYANVIDVSLDKLPDPKEVSGWSADQMVHALEHDPHHPQFNSSFRQLMHTAYKLAAQRGEQFYRLLKEHRTAVGKRVTYNLLERHIRPLFLGK
- a CDS encoding TonB-dependent receptor — encoded protein: MKQVMLLIMALLFGGAAFAQGTAPQETPGTGTRVANPAKKVTLSGYIKDARSGEVLIGATAFIQELENGAVTNVYGFYSLSVEPGTYTVIYSYVGFQNQTRTVDLTADLTVNMELREQETQLDEVVVSAERLENNRVEQVEMSTAKLSMQQVKKMPQLMGENDIIRSIQLLPGVSSVGEGASGFNVRGGSIDQNLILLDEAPVYSSSHLFGFFSVFNADAIKDVKLYKGGIPAPYGGRLSSVLDVRQREGNMKQFEGSGGIGIISSRLTLEGPLKRDKASFIVSGRRSYGDLFLKLSNDPDLNNNTVYFYDLNAKVNWIMNDKNRFYVAGYLGSDVLKPGPDFSMRWGNKTGTLRWNHLFNQKLFSNFTAVYSDYEYNFRINNEALGFDWTSNIINYNLKADFIWYPTPSNTVEFGTSTIYYTFKPGDFQTISEASAFTPFQLDDQYAVEPAVYASNEQKIGNRLTLQYGLRASAFYRLGEGTAYIYDPNHPKSAETIIDTVQYGRGEVMSKFWGLEPRFSANYKLNDQSSLKLSYNRMRQNIHLISNTTAATPLDVWSPAGPHINPALADQIAAGYVRNFDENRYEFSVETYYKYFQDLVDYRDGAELLLNRTLEADLLRGDGRAYGVELLLRKQEGRLTGWIGYTLSRSERLVTAAMNGDRGFTPQEKKEISINNGTYYPSNWDKTHDVTVVAAYQLSENWSINSNFSFMTGRPITFPNGRAEWEGVVFPVYDNRNGARTPVYHRLDFGATWERPNDENKRFHSSWTFSLYNVYARRNPYSIYFQQVPDGDAFQTQAYRLSIFGSVIPGITWNFNF